One window of the Strix uralensis isolate ZFMK-TIS-50842 chromosome 3, bStrUra1, whole genome shotgun sequence genome contains the following:
- the SNX17 gene encoding sorting nexin-17 gives MHFSIPETETRAGDGGAAYVAYNIHVNGVLHCRVRYSQLLGLHEQLRKEYGANVVPAFPPKKIFTLTPAEVEQRREQLEKYMQAVRQDPTLGGSETFNSFLRKAQQETQQIPTEEVVLEVLLSNGQKVKVTILTSDQTEDVLEAVASKLDLPDDLVGYFSLFLVRETKDGAFSFVRKLQEFELPYVSVTSLHNPEFRIILRKSYWDSSYDDDVMEHRVGLNLLYAQTVSDIEHGWILVNKEQHRQLKSLQEKVSKKEFIRLAQTLKYYGYLKFDPCVTDFPEKGCHVVVSAGNNELNFQVRLPSEQIKEGSFKVTRMRCWRVTSSVPMSNGPSGSSPGKSEVKLELAFEYLMSKDRLQWVTITSPQAIMLSICLQSMVDELMVKKSGGSIRKMFRRRVNGALRRSDSQQAVKSPPLLDSPDASREPMAKLSSKLTSVSLRGISHSSSANDVGANDFHGNYAFEGIGDEDL, from the exons atgcACTTCTCCATCCCCGAGACCGAGACCCGCGCTGGGGACGGCGGCGCTGCCTACGTG GCCTACAACATCCACGTCAACGGGGTGTTGCACTGCCGAGTGCGTTACAGCCAGCTCCTGGGGCTGCACGAGCAG TTACGGAAGGAGTATGGCGCTAACGTGGTCCCAGCCTTTCCCCCGAAGAAGATCTTCACACTCACCCCGGCTGAGGTAGAGCAACGACGGGAACAGCTGGAGAAGTACATGCAGGCTG TGCGGCAGGACCCGACGCTGGGAGGCAGCGAGACCTTCAACAGCTTCCTGCGCAAGGCCCAGCAG GAGACGCAGCAGATCCCCACGGAGGAGGTGGTGCTGGAAGTGCTGCTCTCCAATGGCCAGAAGGTCAAGGTCACCATCCTGACCTCGGACCAGACAGAGGATGTCCTTGAG GCTGTGGCCTCCAAGCTGGATCTGCCGGATGACCTGGTCGGCTACTTCAGCCTCTTCCTAGTGAGAGAGACCAAGGATGGGGCTTTCTCCT TCGTGCGGAAGCTGCAGGAGTTCGAGCTGCCATACGTGTCTGTCACCAGCCTCCACAACCCCGAGTTCAGGATCATCCTGCGCAAGAG CTACTGGGACTCCTCTTATGATGACGATGTAATGGAGCATCGTGTGGGGTTGAACTTGCTGTACGCGCAG ACGGTATCGGACATTGAGCATGGATGGATCCTTGTCAACAAGGAACAGCACCGGCAGCTGAAATCCCTGCAGGAAAAAGTCTCCAAGAAGGAG TTCATCCGCCTGGCGCAGACCCTGAAGTACTACGGCTATCTCAAGTTCGACCCCTGTGTCACTGACTTCCCCGAGAAGGGATGCCACGTCGTCGTCAGTGCCGGCAACAACGAGCTCAACTTCCAGGTGCGGCTGCCGAGCGAGCAGATCAAGGAAGGCAGCTTCAAGGTCACGCGCATGCGGTGCTGGCGGGTCACGTCCTCG GTGCCGATGAGCAACGGTCCCTCGGGGAGCAGCCCGGGGAAGTCTGAGGTGAAGCTGGAATTGGCTTTCGAGTATCTGATGAGCAAGGACCGGCTGCAGTGGGTGACCATCACCAGCCCGCAG GCCATCATGCTGAGCATCTGCCTGCAGTCCATGGTGGACGAGCTGATGGTCAAAAAGTCTGGAGGCAGCATCCGCAAG ATGTTTCGCCGGCGGGTGAACGGCGCCCTGCGGCGCTCGGACAGCCAGCAGGCCGTGAAATCGCCCCCGCTGCTG GACTCACCCGACGCCTCGCGGGAGCCCATGGCCAAACTCTCG AGCAAGCTCACCTCGGTCAGCCTGCGAGGGATCAGCCACTCCAGCTCTGCTAACGACGTGGGCGCTAACGACTTCCACGGCAATTACGCCTTCGAGGGCATTGGTGATGAAGATCTGTAG
- the EIF2B4 gene encoding translation initiation factor eIF2B subunit delta — MAAPGGAGAEAAAAGPQAPELSREEKLQLRKEKKQQKKKKRSEKGPAAEPAEPGPPSDPWQPRGAAHPASPPASADGPSDGEKPAGGKSKAELRAERRAKQEAERAQKQAKKAELCQAAAAAKPRLTPTEPQSVVKRLPEHVQVDDPAAQRKLAKKLERQQVPLRQDYGTKVNLFSHLHQYSRKKPLTQQMSIPSTVIHPAVVRLGLQYSQGIINGSNARCIALLEVFKQLIRDYSTPPNEELSRDLVAKLKPHISFLNQCRPLSASMGNAIKFLKKEISCLPDTLREEEAKEKLQDTIDKYLREKILLAAEAISRSAFEKINDNDVILVYGCSSLVNRTLCDAHAKKGRAFRVIVVDSRPRLEGRETLRRLVQKGIHCTYVMINAISYVLPEVSKVLLGAHALLANGSVMSRVGTSQIALVSKAYNVPVLVCCETYKFCERVQTDSFVSNELDDPDDLIVLRKGQAQLGGWAENKSLRLLNLVYDVTPPDLVDLVITDLGMIPCTSVPVVLRVKSVDQ, encoded by the exons ATGGCGGCGCCGGGCG GTGCGGGCGCCGAGgcagccgcggcggggccgcAG GCCCCGGAGCTCTCCCGGGAGGAGAAGCTGCAGTTGCGGAaggagaagaagcagcagaagaagaagaagaggagcgAGAAGGGGCCGGCGGCCGAGCCCGCGGAGCCGGGGCCACCCTCCGACCCGTGGCAGCCGCGGG GCGCTGCTCACCCCGCGTCCCCCCCGGCCTCGGCCGACGGCCCCAGCGATGGCGAGAAGCCCGCAGGGGGCAAGAGCAAAGCCGAGCTGCGAGCAGAGCGCCGCGCCAAGCAGGAGGCCGAGCGGGCCCAGAAGCAGGCCAAGAAGGCGGAGCTGTGCCAGGCAGCCGCAGCAGCCAAGCCTAGGCTGACCCCCACTGAGCCTCAGTCTG TGGTGAAGCGGCTCCCGGAGCACGTGCAGGTGGATGATCCCGCTGCCCAGAGGAAACTGGCCAAGAAGCTGGAGAGGCAGCAG GTACCTCTGAGGCAGGACTACGGCACCAAGGTCAACTTGTTCTCCCACTTGCACCAGTACAGCCGGAAGAAGCCGCTGACGCAGCAGATGAG CATCCCCTCCACAGTCATTCACCCAGCCGTGGTGCGCCTCGGCCTCCAGTACTCCCAGGGCATTATCAACGGCTCCAATGCCCGCTGCATCGCCTTGCTGGAAGTCTTCAAACAG CTGATCAGGGATTACTCCACTCCCCCAAACGAGGAGCTGTCGCGGGACCTGGTGGCCAAGCTGAAGCCACACATCAG ctTCTTGAACCAGTGCCGGCCCCTTTCAGCCAGCATGGGCAACGCCATCAAGTTCCTCAAGAAGGAGATTTCCTGCCTCCCCGACAcgctgagagaggaggag GCGAAGGAGAAGCTGCAGGACACGATCGACAAGTATCTGCGGGAGAAGATTCTTCTGGCAGCTGAAGCCATTTCCAGGTCGGCCTTTGAGAAGATAAATGACAATGACGTGATCCTGGTGTACGGATG CTCTTCCCTGGTGAACCGCACGCTGTGCGATGCCCACGCGAAGAAGGGCCGGGCCTTCCGTGTGATCGTGGTGGACAGCCGGCCGCGGCTGGAGGGCCGGGAGACGCTGCGCCGGCTGGTGCAAAAGGGCATCCACTGCACCTACGTGATGATCAACGCCATCTCCTACGTGCTGCCAGAG GTGTCCAAAGTGCTGCTGGGAGCCCACGCGCTCCTGGCCAACGGCTCTGTCATGTCCCGGGTGGGGACGTCCCAGATAGCGCTGGTCTCCAAGGCCTACAACGTGCCCGTCCTGGTGTGCTGCGAGACCTACAAGTTCTGCGAGCGGGTGCAGACGGACTCTTTTGTCTCCAATGAGCTGG ATGACCCCGACGACCTGATCGTGCTGCGGAAGGGCCAGGCCCAGCTCGGCGGCTGGGCGGAGAACAAGTCCCTGCGCCTCCTCAACCTGGTCTACGACGTGACGCCGCCTGACCTGGTGGATCTGGTCATCACAGACTTGGGCATGATCCCCTGCACCTCCGTGCCTGTCGTCCTGCGTGTCAAGAGCGTGGATCAGTAG